Proteins from a single region of Nitrospira sp.:
- a CDS encoding glycosyltransferase — MMNNGLIPLTAETEDLLDAVHHADILVGIPSFNNAKTIGHVVRAVGAGLAKYFHGYRAVLVNSDGGSTDETPAIVAHTMVDLEPLFISDRQSTLHRIVTPYHGIPGKGSAFRTIFEIARRLKVKACAVVDSDVRSITPEWMELLLRPIIKEGYDYVAPYYRRHKYDGTITNSIAYPLTRTLYGQEVRQPIGGDFGFTGDLAQHYLEKHVWESDIARFGIDIWMTTEAITNGAKVCQSFLGAKIHDPKDPAADLSSMLRQVVGALFALMEAHAPTWLAVTESRKVPLFGFQYEVGVEPVNVNVERMVDLFHLGLTDLHDIWTRMLSEEVLGQLSRLRDVPARDFRIPDSLWAHIIYDAALAHHRNVLPQEHLLKALTPLYLGKTASFVLDSQGLTTAEAEHLIETLCRTFEKEKEYLVSRWPQSYDVRDVVSTAPSRPERSQP, encoded by the coding sequence ATGATGAACAACGGCCTGATTCCACTCACTGCTGAAACCGAAGATTTGCTGGATGCGGTCCACCATGCCGACATTCTCGTCGGCATTCCCAGCTTCAACAATGCGAAGACCATCGGCCATGTCGTTCGCGCAGTCGGCGCAGGCCTAGCCAAATATTTCCATGGATATCGCGCCGTCCTGGTCAACTCTGACGGGGGCTCCACCGATGAAACCCCGGCCATTGTGGCCCATACCATGGTTGATCTCGAACCGCTCTTCATCAGCGATCGGCAAAGCACACTCCACCGGATCGTGACGCCCTATCATGGAATCCCCGGCAAAGGTAGCGCATTCCGCACCATTTTTGAGATCGCCCGACGGCTCAAAGTGAAAGCCTGTGCCGTAGTCGATTCGGATGTGCGAAGCATCACGCCCGAATGGATGGAGCTGCTCCTTCGCCCCATCATCAAAGAAGGGTACGACTACGTAGCACCCTATTATCGACGCCACAAATACGACGGGACCATCACAAACAGCATCGCCTATCCCTTGACTCGCACCCTCTACGGCCAAGAAGTTCGTCAGCCGATCGGAGGAGATTTTGGATTCACCGGAGATCTTGCTCAACACTACCTCGAAAAGCACGTCTGGGAATCCGATATCGCGCGGTTTGGCATCGACATTTGGATGACGACTGAAGCCATCACGAACGGCGCCAAGGTCTGTCAGAGTTTTCTCGGTGCCAAGATTCATGACCCGAAGGATCCGGCCGCCGACCTCTCATCCATGTTACGACAGGTTGTGGGAGCCTTATTCGCCTTGATGGAAGCCCATGCCCCCACCTGGCTGGCTGTCACCGAATCACGGAAGGTGCCGCTCTTTGGCTTCCAATACGAGGTCGGTGTTGAGCCGGTGAACGTCAATGTGGAACGGATGGTGGACTTGTTTCATCTCGGCCTGACCGACCTCCACGACATTTGGACACGAATGCTCTCCGAAGAGGTCCTTGGCCAACTGTCTCGGCTTCGAGACGTTCCTGCGCGGGACTTCCGTATCCCTGACTCCTTGTGGGCGCACATCATTTACGATGCCGCCCTGGCCCATCATCGCAATGTCCTCCCACAGGAGCATCTCTTGAAGGCATTGACCCCGCTCTATTTAGGAAAGACCGCCTCATTCGTGCTGGACAGTCAGGGACTGACGACCGCGGAAGCCGAACACCTGATCGAAACACTCTGCCGAACATTTGAAAAAGAGAAAGAGTATCTTGTGAGTCGTTGGCCTCAGTCTTATGATGTGCGGGACGTCGTCAGTACTGCCCCCTCGAGGCCTGAAAGGAGCCAGCCATGA
- a CDS encoding nucleotidyltransferase domain-containing protein — MNDHALIEFFRQTVLDLIALYRFGSCTKGGTRPDSDVDLAVLTCNPIPALRRFELAQELATRLHCDVDLVDLRTASTVMRMQVISTGECLDSPNGPARREFEMYVYSDYARLNEERREILNRVRASGVIYG; from the coding sequence ATGAATGACCATGCGTTGATCGAATTCTTCAGGCAGACCGTCCTTGATCTCATCGCTCTGTATCGATTCGGCTCATGCACAAAGGGGGGGACCCGTCCGGACAGCGACGTAGATCTCGCCGTGCTGACATGCAATCCGATACCGGCATTGCGTCGTTTTGAACTCGCTCAGGAGTTAGCCACTCGCCTGCACTGTGATGTGGATCTCGTGGATCTTCGTACCGCATCTACCGTTATGCGGATGCAAGTCATCTCAACCGGAGAATGCCTAGATTCGCCGAATGGACCGGCTCGTCGAGAATTCGAAATGTATGTGTACTCTGACTATGCCAGGCTCAACGAGGAGCGGCGAGAGATTCTGAACAGGGTTCGTGCGAGCGGGGTCATTTATGGTTGA
- a CDS encoding DUF86 domain-containing protein has product MVEDVILNKASSIERCIRRIEEEYAGTEQNLVENQTKQDAIVLNLQRACETAIDLAMYVVSHRKLGVPQDSRDAFVLLQTAGILPADLADRMQRMVGFRNVAVHEYTRLNLDIVLTIITTLLNDFRIYSATIVKTCA; this is encoded by the coding sequence ATGGTTGAAGATGTCATCCTGAATAAAGCCTCAAGCATCGAACGGTGTATTCGCCGCATTGAGGAAGAATACGCGGGTACCGAACAGAACCTCGTTGAGAATCAAACAAAGCAGGACGCGATTGTTTTGAATCTTCAGCGCGCTTGCGAAACTGCGATCGATCTTGCCATGTATGTCGTCAGTCACCGGAAGCTCGGCGTGCCACAGGATAGCCGCGATGCGTTTGTGCTCCTACAGACTGCGGGGATTCTTCCCGCTGACCTTGCCGACCGCATGCAGCGAATGGTCGGCTTCCGGAACGTAGCCGTGCATGAATATACTCGCCTCAACTTGGATATAGTTCTAACCATCATCACTACACTGCTAAACGACTTTCGCATATACTCAGCCACGATTGTAAAAACATGCGCGTAG
- a CDS encoding LPP20 family lipoprotein, producing the protein MIRSQATYSRLAGFGLAVLFMMGLAACGGPPTWVQKGSGAFNEKDSKAFYGVGAVSGVRNAPLAWETAENRGRAEIAKTFETYTGYLMRDYAASTTAGDFTRNTEEQNVERAQKTITTATLSGVRKIDQYMDPKTNTYYVLTKLSLEDMKNNLEQARELNSQVRDFVRKNADRLFERLEQEEDKRGVR; encoded by the coding sequence ATGATCAGGTCACAAGCGACGTACTCAAGACTGGCCGGCTTCGGTCTTGCTGTCCTTTTTATGATGGGACTTGCCGCTTGTGGAGGACCTCCTACATGGGTCCAGAAGGGGTCGGGTGCGTTCAATGAGAAAGATAGCAAGGCCTTTTACGGGGTGGGGGCGGTGTCCGGCGTACGGAATGCACCGCTTGCTTGGGAGACGGCGGAGAATCGTGGAAGAGCCGAGATCGCGAAAACGTTCGAGACCTATACGGGCTATCTGATGCGGGACTATGCGGCATCAACCACGGCGGGAGATTTTACGCGGAATACGGAAGAGCAGAATGTCGAACGAGCCCAAAAAACGATCACGACCGCGACACTCAGCGGGGTCCGGAAGATCGACCAATATATGGATCCAAAGACCAATACCTATTATGTGTTGACCAAGTTGAGTTTGGAAGACATGAAGAACAATTTGGAACAGGCACGGGAACTCAACTCCCAGGTTCGGGATTTCGTTCGAAAGAACGCCGATCGTCTGTTCGAGCGGTTAGAGCAGGAAGAGGATAAGCGAGGTGTTCGCTAG
- the acs gene encoding acetate--CoA ligase, which yields MSEQIETLLKESRTYQPTVKTIAAAYIKEYEAEYKKSIADPETFWSNAAKELEWFSPWNKVLEWNYPWAKWFVDARCNIAYNCLDRHVKTWRKNKVALIWVGENDQERVFTYGELYRQVNRCANALKTLGLQKGDRVTIYLPKIPEQVIAMLACARIGVIHSVVYSGFSAPALASRVNDAEAKVVITADVGFDRGKTINLKPVVDEALKSCRTVDHVVVVRRQVPGPALSAPKEIDWNEWVKQERAVCDAEQLDAETPLYILYTSGTTGKPKGVVHVHGGYMVGTYLTTKYVFDLKDDDVYFCVADPGWVTGHSYIVYGPLLNGATILTAEGKPDYPTPGRWWDLIERYGVSIFYTTPTAIRLLMRYGEDWPKKSDLSTLRILGSVGEPINPEAWEWYHRVTGGDKPIMDTWWQTETGAILITPLPTVPLKPGSATRPFLGIEADVVDRKGNSLPANAGGFAVIKKPWPSMMRTIYKDPERYKTYWNTIPNCYTAGDVCHKDADGYMWFMGRADDVIKVAGNRLGTAEVESALVSHPAVAEAAVIGKPHKTVGESIKAFIILKQGEQESPTLIKSIKDQVLKELGKIGVPSEIDIVSSLPKTRSGKIMRRVLKAKELGQDPGDISTIEE from the coding sequence ATGAGCGAACAAATCGAGACCCTACTGAAAGAAAGTCGGACCTATCAGCCGACGGTCAAGACGATCGCTGCCGCCTACATCAAAGAGTACGAGGCCGAGTACAAAAAATCTATCGCGGACCCGGAAACATTCTGGAGTAACGCCGCCAAGGAGTTGGAATGGTTTTCTCCATGGAACAAAGTGCTTGAGTGGAACTATCCCTGGGCGAAGTGGTTTGTCGATGCCCGATGCAATATCGCCTACAACTGCCTCGACCGACATGTTAAAACCTGGCGGAAGAACAAAGTCGCACTGATCTGGGTAGGCGAAAACGACCAGGAACGCGTCTTCACATACGGCGAACTCTACCGGCAGGTCAACCGCTGTGCGAATGCCCTGAAGACACTCGGCCTTCAGAAAGGTGATCGTGTCACCATCTATCTTCCCAAAATCCCGGAACAAGTCATTGCCATGCTGGCTTGCGCCAGAATCGGCGTGATCCACAGTGTGGTCTACTCAGGGTTCAGCGCGCCGGCCCTCGCGAGTCGCGTGAACGATGCCGAGGCCAAAGTCGTGATCACTGCCGATGTCGGCTTTGATCGTGGCAAGACCATCAACCTGAAGCCCGTGGTGGACGAAGCCCTTAAGAGCTGCCGCACCGTTGACCATGTCGTCGTGGTGCGCCGTCAAGTACCGGGGCCAGCGCTTTCAGCTCCAAAAGAAATTGATTGGAACGAATGGGTCAAGCAGGAACGCGCAGTGTGTGACGCAGAACAGCTGGATGCAGAAACTCCGCTGTACATTCTCTACACATCCGGAACAACCGGCAAACCCAAGGGTGTCGTCCATGTCCATGGGGGTTACATGGTCGGCACTTATCTGACGACGAAATATGTGTTCGATTTGAAAGACGATGATGTGTATTTCTGCGTGGCCGATCCTGGTTGGGTCACAGGCCACAGCTACATCGTGTATGGACCGCTGCTCAATGGCGCAACGATTTTGACGGCAGAGGGCAAACCTGACTACCCCACGCCAGGGCGTTGGTGGGATCTCATCGAACGGTATGGAGTTTCAATCTTCTATACAACTCCGACGGCTATCCGCCTCCTCATGCGTTACGGCGAAGACTGGCCGAAGAAATCTGACCTTTCAACACTTAGAATCCTTGGCAGTGTCGGGGAGCCCATCAATCCGGAAGCGTGGGAATGGTACCACCGCGTGACGGGCGGGGATAAACCCATCATGGACACCTGGTGGCAGACAGAAACGGGGGCCATCTTGATTACTCCACTCCCCACAGTGCCGCTCAAGCCAGGCTCAGCCACCCGCCCATTTCTAGGAATCGAAGCCGATGTCGTCGATCGTAAAGGCAACAGCCTCCCTGCCAATGCTGGCGGCTTTGCCGTCATCAAGAAGCCTTGGCCCTCCATGATGCGCACAATCTACAAGGATCCCGAGCGGTATAAGACCTACTGGAACACAATCCCCAATTGCTATACAGCCGGCGATGTCTGCCACAAAGATGCCGACGGCTATATGTGGTTCATGGGCCGTGCGGATGACGTGATCAAAGTCGCCGGCAATCGGCTCGGCACAGCCGAAGTGGAAAGTGCCTTGGTCAGTCACCCCGCTGTCGCGGAAGCTGCTGTCATCGGCAAACCACACAAGACGGTCGGAGAATCCATCAAGGCCTTCATCATCCTGAAACAGGGAGAACAGGAGAGTCCGACCTTGATCAAGTCAATCAAGGATCAGGTCTTGAAAGAATTGGGCAAGATCGGCGTACCCTCTGAAATTGATATCGTCTCGTCACTCCCGAAAACACGGTCTGGGAAAATCATGCGTCGCGTGCTTAAAGCAAAAGAACTCGGGCAGGATCCAGGGGACATTTCAACGATTGAGGAGTAA
- a CDS encoding caspase family protein: MMKSARIMRMRPVALAAYLMALLSLDFLPVAEAQLGKPEGLYYKSWAIVIGVEQYVLAPSIPGAIKDAKKVAEAFRQLGFDEVVELYDKDASARRLQQLLNDMLPRKVGRMDRLVLVYVGHAGIMQDPDGQDRGYLVPFDAPVNSAVKSITVEQLKEFTRRSASKHTFLILDAPVFGWETTEPSGLSLEGRMAPELDTERRAVQVVSAASKGEAVRRSDQGSRFIEALLAGLSGAADLDGNGWLMASELGSYLVRQVETTSGGLQHPSSLRIDGDGDMVLIEGKTSRGATVK, from the coding sequence ATGATGAAATCTGCTCGGATCATGCGTATGAGACCGGTCGCGCTGGCTGCCTACCTGATGGCCCTGCTGTCGCTCGACTTTCTCCCAGTTGCGGAGGCCCAATTGGGAAAGCCGGAGGGACTTTATTACAAGTCTTGGGCGATTGTGATTGGGGTCGAACAGTATGTGTTGGCGCCATCGATTCCGGGAGCCATCAAGGATGCGAAGAAAGTGGCGGAGGCCTTTCGACAACTGGGATTTGACGAAGTGGTCGAACTCTACGACAAGGATGCCAGTGCCCGACGCCTGCAACAACTGCTGAACGACATGCTGCCGAGAAAAGTTGGGCGTATGGATCGGCTTGTACTCGTATACGTCGGCCATGCCGGGATCATGCAAGATCCCGACGGACAGGATCGCGGGTATCTTGTTCCGTTTGATGCACCGGTCAACAGCGCGGTGAAGTCCATTACGGTCGAACAGTTGAAAGAATTTACACGGCGGTCGGCGTCGAAACATACGTTCCTCATTCTGGATGCGCCGGTGTTCGGATGGGAGACAACCGAACCTTCTGGATTGTCATTGGAAGGACGGATGGCTCCAGAGTTGGATACAGAACGGCGGGCGGTGCAGGTCGTGAGTGCGGCAAGTAAGGGAGAAGCCGTCCGTCGTTCCGATCAAGGCAGTCGCTTTATTGAGGCCCTATTGGCAGGACTGTCCGGTGCCGCGGATCTAGATGGAAACGGTTGGCTCATGGCGTCCGAATTGGGGAGTTATCTCGTGCGTCAGGTCGAGACGACGTCCGGTGGATTACAGCATCCATCGAGCCTTCGTATCGATGGCGATGGAGATATGGTGTTGATCGAAGGGAAAACCTCCAGGGGAGCAACTGTGAAATGA
- a CDS encoding HAD-IIB family hydrolase — MPRYLLLTDLDGSLLDSETYSFDEARPALDALRAEHIPIILVSGKTRAEIEPLRERLDHQHPFIVENGAAVYVPLETFGFQPERSRRRTAFHVIELGTPYALLRDVLRQIEEAVGTPLQGFGDLSVDEIMATTGLIREDALRAKLREFDEPFLVNGPPKLIEEICRQIVTRGLNWTRGGRFFHLTGNNDKGRAAEILLRCYRRQGQLQDPPENIETIGIGDSLNDLPLLLTVDHPVLVQRPDGSYDPDINLPNLIRAPGIGPVGWNRVVLQLLRQTAHDTSRERAVNIRVT; from the coding sequence ATGCCACGCTACCTCCTACTGACAGACCTAGACGGCTCTCTGCTCGACAGCGAGACCTATTCCTTCGACGAGGCGCGACCGGCATTGGATGCCCTTCGTGCCGAGCATATTCCCATCATCCTCGTCTCGGGAAAGACTCGTGCGGAAATCGAGCCACTGCGGGAACGCCTTGATCATCAGCATCCGTTCATCGTCGAGAACGGTGCAGCGGTGTATGTCCCACTTGAAACCTTCGGCTTCCAGCCCGAGCGATCACGCCGTCGTACCGCTTTTCATGTCATCGAGCTCGGTACCCCGTACGCACTGCTCCGCGATGTCCTGCGGCAAATTGAGGAAGCCGTAGGGACCCCACTCCAAGGATTCGGCGACCTCTCGGTCGACGAGATTATGGCGACGACAGGATTGATACGAGAGGATGCGCTGCGGGCCAAACTTCGGGAGTTTGATGAACCCTTCCTTGTCAACGGTCCACCCAAACTGATTGAGGAAATTTGCCGACAGATCGTCACACGAGGTCTAAACTGGACCAGAGGGGGGCGATTCTTTCACCTGACCGGCAATAACGACAAAGGCCGAGCCGCAGAGATCCTGCTCCGCTGCTATAGACGACAGGGGCAGTTACAAGACCCTCCCGAGAATATTGAGACGATCGGTATTGGCGATAGCCTCAATGACCTTCCGCTCCTCCTGACGGTCGATCATCCGGTATTGGTGCAACGACCCGATGGCTCGTATGATCCGGACATCAATCTCCCAAACCTCATCCGAGCCCCAGGGATCGGTCCTGTCGGCTGGAACCGGGTCGTCCTCCAACTCCTTCGTCAGACCGCCCACGACACATCCCGTGAACGGGCCGTCAATATCAGAGTCACCTAG
- a CDS encoding LPP20 family lipoprotein: MGGKNKPEWVDGRASDYPSSQYLTGVGQGESRSTAENQAYAAVARIFKVEVAAQAKDWEAYLVTEHQEVASAERRLTIDHVTKVSTDKVLESVSIGDAWYDAGMRVHYALAVVNRSQAEASVTDKIVMLDREIEADVEEARQTTDKLAKVRALRRAGRNLVLREAYNTDLRVIRSSGQGVSSGYRVGELSGELTHFLSSNLGVVLQISGDQAEPIQRALAQGLVREGFHVTADLGGEDVQSSELLIRGMTRLFPIEVQDPNFRYIRWCSDLEIVERATQRVVGAIARGGKEGHLTEREATAKALRVIQQEFSTEVAPLIAAHIFGEATVPATAAMPAGCPREASAGKR, from the coding sequence TTGGGCGGTAAGAACAAGCCTGAGTGGGTCGATGGCCGAGCGTCAGACTATCCATCGTCCCAGTATCTGACCGGGGTCGGTCAAGGCGAGAGCCGAAGCACGGCCGAGAATCAAGCCTATGCCGCTGTGGCGCGTATCTTTAAGGTGGAAGTCGCGGCCCAAGCCAAAGATTGGGAAGCCTACCTTGTCACTGAGCATCAGGAGGTCGCAAGTGCTGAGCGGCGGCTGACCATTGATCACGTGACGAAGGTATCGACCGACAAGGTACTTGAAAGTGTGAGCATTGGGGATGCGTGGTACGACGCTGGGATGAGAGTGCATTACGCATTGGCAGTTGTAAACCGCTCCCAGGCGGAGGCGTCGGTGACGGACAAGATAGTGATGTTGGACCGTGAGATCGAAGCGGATGTGGAAGAAGCACGGCAGACGACCGACAAACTTGCAAAGGTGCGCGCACTTCGGCGGGCCGGCCGGAATCTGGTGCTGCGGGAGGCATACAATACCGATTTGCGGGTGATTCGCTCAAGCGGACAGGGGGTTTCCTCCGGATATCGAGTCGGAGAATTGTCCGGCGAGTTGACGCACTTCCTCTCCTCGAATTTGGGTGTGGTTCTGCAGATTTCTGGAGACCAGGCAGAGCCGATTCAACGGGCGCTGGCCCAAGGGCTGGTTCGTGAGGGATTTCATGTCACAGCTGATTTGGGAGGGGAGGACGTGCAGTCTTCGGAATTACTGATTCGGGGCATGACTCGCCTTTTCCCGATTGAGGTGCAGGATCCGAACTTTAGGTATATCCGGTGGTGCAGCGATTTGGAGATTGTGGAGCGTGCCACGCAACGGGTCGTCGGAGCCATCGCACGAGGTGGAAAAGAAGGACATCTGACTGAGCGGGAGGCGACGGCGAAGGCACTGCGAGTGATCCAACAAGAATTTTCAACGGAGGTGGCACCGTTGATTGCGGCACATATTTTCGGTGAGGCCACAGTGCCGGCGACCGCAGCGATGCCTGCCGGTTGTCCACGGGAAGCGTCTGCAGGGAAGCGGTAA
- a CDS encoding penicillin-binding protein activator LpoB yields MSTSSQKDIVVEQFRLSLAAIVSLTVALSGCGHETKVTRVDAGVVTDLSGRWNDTDSRMVAEAMVKDALQYPWLGNFEKAQQRQPVVVVGTVLNSSHEHISVQTFITDLERELTNSQKVTFVAGKGERDEVRTERKEQAIYAREETQKAPGKETGADFMMKGTIATILDEADGAKAVFYQVDLQMIDLESNAKVWYGQKKIKKVVEKKRTVF; encoded by the coding sequence ATGTCTACATCTTCTCAGAAGGATATTGTGGTCGAACAGTTTCGGCTTTCACTTGCAGCCATCGTGAGTCTTACCGTTGCGCTGTCCGGATGTGGTCATGAGACCAAGGTGACTCGTGTCGATGCCGGCGTGGTGACTGATCTGAGCGGGCGATGGAACGATACGGACTCCCGGATGGTTGCCGAGGCAATGGTGAAGGATGCGCTCCAATATCCTTGGCTTGGGAATTTTGAAAAGGCCCAACAGCGTCAGCCTGTCGTTGTGGTTGGCACTGTCCTGAATAGCAGCCATGAGCATATCAGTGTTCAGACCTTTATTACCGATTTAGAGCGTGAACTCACCAATTCGCAAAAGGTCACCTTCGTTGCCGGCAAGGGTGAACGCGACGAGGTTCGAACCGAACGAAAAGAACAAGCGATCTATGCTCGTGAAGAGACACAGAAGGCCCCTGGCAAAGAGACTGGGGCCGATTTTATGATGAAGGGGACGATTGCCACCATTCTTGATGAAGCAGACGGGGCGAAAGCCGTGTTTTACCAGGTGGATCTTCAGATGATCGACTTGGAAAGCAATGCGAAAGTGTGGTACGGGCAAAAGAAGATCAAGAAGGTGGTTGAAAAGAAGCGGACAGTCTTTTAG
- a CDS encoding DUF2971 domain-containing protein, which produces MKSATLYKFRSFDNWKLILDILVNKRMYAAPFHMLNDPMEGRYYYFGSAVSRGFERALMRSKSRRNILSLSKTKTNTLLWSYYAGGHTGVAIGIRRPKDAVSSLVVRDVTYDSGVYLDAKAVQRPPEQLALDILTQKQMPWEHEHEVRVFSDENYVRVTVVELVLGCNTSFLDESLFRQLAKRCHPRVPVTKLRRSALDEPNAVDWQR; this is translated from the coding sequence ATGAAGAGTGCCACCCTCTACAAGTTTCGATCCTTCGACAACTGGAAGCTCATCCTTGATATACTCGTCAACAAGCGCATGTATGCTGCTCCCTTTCACATGCTAAATGACCCAATGGAGGGACGGTACTACTACTTTGGGAGCGCGGTAAGTCGTGGCTTTGAACGAGCTTTAATGCGAAGCAAATCGCGTCGCAACATCTTGTCCCTTAGTAAAACTAAGACGAACACGTTGCTCTGGTCCTACTACGCGGGCGGTCATACGGGCGTTGCGATTGGCATCCGTCGCCCAAAGGATGCCGTGTCCTCCTTGGTTGTTCGAGATGTAACCTATGACAGCGGCGTCTACCTTGACGCGAAGGCCGTACAACGGCCGCCAGAGCAGTTAGCGCTTGACATCCTTACTCAGAAACAGATGCCCTGGGAACACGAGCACGAAGTCCGCGTGTTCTCGGACGAGAACTACGTTCGTGTCACCGTTGTGGAGCTCGTTCTTGGCTGCAACACTTCCTTCCTTGACGAGTCGCTCTTCCGGCAGCTGGCCAAGCGTTGTCACCCGCGAGTTCCAGTTACCAAGCTGCGGCGTTCGGCGCTCGACGAACCCAACGCGGTGGATTGGCAGCGTTGA
- a CDS encoding type II toxin-antitoxin system VapC family toxin, with product MPYYYYDSTALVKRYSMERGTRIVNKLMVKRGRVAIVPTWTVTDFYSVLCARAHEGQITRDDCYSVLYKFEIESKQGLYQFIAPQMETYLATKELVLEYPFLRSSQVMHLALALELKPLRLTVVSTDTQLLAASKSAGLHIINPAED from the coding sequence ATGCCATACTACTACTACGACTCGACTGCGCTGGTGAAACGCTACAGTATGGAGCGGGGGACACGCATCGTCAATAAGTTGATGGTGAAGCGTGGCAGGGTCGCCATTGTCCCAACCTGGACCGTGACGGATTTCTATTCCGTCCTCTGTGCCCGTGCTCACGAAGGGCAGATCACACGAGATGATTGTTACTCGGTGCTGTACAAGTTTGAAATCGAATCCAAACAGGGACTCTATCAGTTCATCGCTCCTCAGATGGAGACCTATTTGGCCACGAAGGAGCTGGTCTTGGAGTATCCCTTTCTTCGTTCTTCCCAGGTGATGCATCTTGCCTTGGCGTTGGAACTGAAACCGTTGCGATTGACGGTCGTCAGTACGGATACGCAGCTCTTGGCGGCCTCGAAGTCAGCCGGGTTGCATATCATTAACCCGGCTGAGGATTAG